CCCTTGAAGAGCCACGTCTTCACCCCGATTTGGCCCATTGTGGTATGCGCTTCGGCAAAACCATAATCGACTTCCGCTCGGAGCGTATGGAGAGGAACCCGTCCCTCGCGATACCATTCCGTTCTGGCGATTTCAGCTCCACCCAATCGGCCAGCTACCATGATCTTGATGCCCTGAGCGCCAAGCCTGAGCGCGGACTGCACGCTGCGCTTCATCGCCCGGCGGAAGGCCACACGCTTCTCAAGCTGCGTGGCCACATTTTCGCTGACCAATTGCGCATCAAGCTCCGGCTTCTTGATTTCCTTCACGGTAATATAAACTTGCCCGCCGTACTGCTTCTCCAATTCGGCCTTCAACTTATCGACTTCAGCGCCTTTTCGGCCAATGATGATGCCGGGCCTGGCCGTATGAATGATCACACGAGTCTGGTCGCCGGATCGTTCAATTTCCACCTTGGAGACTCCGGCGTGGTACAGCTTGGCCTTGACCATTTTCCGGATCTTGATATCCTGATGGAGCAACTTGGCGTAGTCTTTTCCGGCATACCACCGTGAATTCCACGTGTAGTTGTAGCCGAGCCGGTAACCGATTGGATGTGTTTTCTGACCCATACGACGTTTGCCTCAATATGCGGTGACGGTTTTTCTA
The Nitrospira sp. genome window above contains:
- the rpsC gene encoding 30S ribosomal protein S3, which produces MGQKTHPIGYRLGYNYTWNSRWYAGKDYAKLLHQDIKIRKMVKAKLYHAGVSKVEIERSGDQTRVIIHTARPGIIIGRKGAEVDKLKAELEKQYGGQVYITVKEIKKPELDAQLVSENVATQLEKRVAFRRAMKRSVQSALRLGAQGIKIMVAGRLGGAEIARTEWYREGRVPLHTLRAEVDYGFAEAHTTMGQIGVKTWLFKGELLPAQPMKSEAMLERR